The Neosynechococcus sphagnicola sy1 genome window below encodes:
- the speA gene encoding biosynthetic arginine decarboxylase — protein MTVPTQAHESLPPGVEATLTRAARAGQALPLVVTPATRTWTIEDSEELYRIQGWGEPYFSINEAGRVTVSPQGDRGGSLDLYELVNALKQRNLGLPLLIRFSDILEDRIERLNAAFAKAIARYNYPGAYRGVFPVKCNQQRHLVESLVKFGKRHQFGLEAGSKPELMIALATLDTPGALLICNGYKDREYIETAILAQRLGQTPIIVLEQLEEVQLLIEASRKLGIQPVVGVRAKLTAKGEGRWGISAGDRAKFGLTVPEIIQGVELLRQAQMLESLQLLHFHIGSQISSISVIKDALREASQMYVELAHLGANMKYLDVGGGLGVDYDGSKTNFYASKNYNMQNYANDVVAEVKEACAERNLPVPTLISESGRAIASHQSVLVFDVLGVSTVPTIEPEPLPAGEHLIIRNLYETYQSITTDNYQEAYHDAAQFKEEAISLFNFGYVSLTGRAHAERLYWACCRKILAIARQQEYVPDDLEDLEQIMASIYYINLSVFQSAPDSWAIDQLFPIMPIHRLDEEPTERATLADLTCDSDGKINQFIDLRDVKSVLELHPLKAKSENENQLIPTQFEPYYLGMFLGGAYQEIMGNLHNLFGDTNAVHIHLTPKGYQIQHVVKGDTMREVLGYVQYDAEDLVESIRQQTEQALLEKRITLQESQLLLQNYERSLSGYTYLSAF, from the coding sequence ATGACGGTACCAACTCAAGCACACGAATCTTTGCCCCCAGGGGTCGAGGCAACTCTGACCCGAGCCGCTAGGGCTGGGCAAGCCCTTCCCTTGGTGGTGACACCCGCCACCCGGACATGGACGATTGAAGATAGTGAAGAACTCTACCGCATTCAAGGCTGGGGGGAACCCTATTTTTCCATTAACGAGGCTGGGCGAGTCACCGTCTCTCCCCAGGGCGATCGAGGGGGATCTTTGGATTTATATGAGTTGGTAAATGCGCTTAAACAAAGGAACCTGGGCTTACCGTTGTTGATTCGCTTTTCTGATATTCTCGAAGACCGGATTGAACGCCTCAATGCCGCCTTTGCCAAAGCGATCGCCCGATACAACTACCCAGGGGCATACCGGGGGGTATTTCCGGTGAAGTGTAACCAACAACGACACCTGGTAGAAAGTTTAGTGAAATTTGGCAAGCGGCACCAATTTGGTCTAGAGGCCGGATCAAAACCAGAGTTAATGATTGCTCTGGCGACCTTAGATACCCCTGGTGCCCTGCTGATCTGCAACGGCTATAAAGACCGGGAATATATTGAAACCGCAATTCTGGCTCAACGTCTGGGACAAACCCCGATTATTGTCCTAGAGCAGTTGGAAGAAGTGCAACTGCTGATTGAGGCCAGCCGCAAGTTAGGGATTCAGCCCGTTGTAGGGGTGCGAGCGAAGTTAACCGCCAAGGGAGAAGGTCGCTGGGGCATCTCTGCTGGCGATCGCGCCAAATTTGGATTGACCGTTCCGGAGATCATCCAGGGGGTTGAGTTATTGCGGCAGGCCCAGATGTTGGAGTCGCTGCAATTGCTCCATTTCCACATTGGATCGCAGATTTCTTCCATCAGTGTGATTAAAGATGCCCTGCGAGAAGCCAGCCAGATGTATGTGGAACTGGCCCACCTGGGGGCCAACATGAAGTATTTGGATGTTGGCGGTGGCTTAGGGGTGGACTATGACGGTTCCAAAACCAACTTCTATGCGTCCAAAAATTACAACATGCAAAACTATGCCAATGATGTGGTGGCGGAAGTCAAAGAAGCCTGTGCCGAGCGGAATCTGCCCGTGCCGACCCTGATTAGTGAAAGTGGACGGGCGATCGCCTCCCATCAATCGGTTTTGGTGTTTGATGTTCTGGGGGTCAGTACTGTCCCCACCATCGAACCGGAACCCCTACCCGCCGGGGAACACTTGATTATTCGCAATCTCTACGAGACCTATCAGTCGATCACGACAGATAACTATCAGGAGGCTTACCACGACGCGGCACAGTTTAAAGAAGAAGCCATCAGTCTGTTCAACTTTGGCTATGTCAGCTTGACCGGTCGAGCCCATGCTGAACGGTTGTATTGGGCTTGTTGCCGGAAAATTCTCGCCATTGCCCGTCAACAGGAGTATGTCCCGGACGATCTCGAAGATCTAGAACAGATCATGGCCTCGATCTACTACATCAACCTATCTGTGTTTCAGTCCGCACCGGACAGTTGGGCGATCGACCAACTCTTCCCGATCATGCCGATTCATCGTCTGGATGAGGAACCCACAGAGCGGGCAACCCTCGCGGATCTCACCTGCGACAGTGATGGCAAGATCAACCAGTTTATTGATCTGCGAGATGTCAAGTCAGTTTTGGAACTGCACCCCTTAAAAGCAAAATCAGAGAACGAAAATCAACTGATTCCCACTCAGTTTGAGCCGTATTACCTGGGGATGTTTTTGGGCGGTGCCTATCAAGAAATTATGGGTAATCTCCATAATTTGTTTGGGGATACCAACGCAGTGCATATTCATCTCACCCCCAAGGGCTATCAGATTCAGCATGTTGTAAAGGGCGACACGATGCGGGAGGTCTTGGGCTATGTTCAATACGATGCCGAAGACTTGGTGGAAAGTATTCGCCAGCAAACCGAACAGGCACTGTTAGAGAAGCGCATTACCCTCCAAGAATCCCAATTACTACTGCAAAATTATGAACGTAGCCTCAGCGGCTATACCTATCTCTCGGCCTTTTAA
- a CDS encoding PAS domain-containing protein, which produces MIIYSCQAGGDFSCTFISENVTVLLGYTTAEFMAEPGFWAQRLHPDDAPRIFAGLAPLFEQGHHIHEYRFLHSDGHYIWVQDELKLVRNPAGEPDELVGCFTIIDDRKQAEIVLRESEQKYRHLIENIQAGFVVHAPNTRILQCNAHACDLLRLSMDQMLGTAEIDPTWQFVHEDGTVMSLEDYPVNQVLATQSILRNYVVGISQAAEVQTWVLVTAFPEFDTQGQLTQVVVTFIDISDRHKALHKLKKAEAQLRNLSDRLNLAVQSAKIGIWDWDIVNDHLIWDDRMYELYGIQPSDFCGAYEAWEAGLHPEDLLVNRTMTQQVLANQRELETEFRVVWPDGTIHYLEALALVQRAPDGQLLRLIGVNRDISERKAAEAALRESEARYRSVISAMAEGVVLQQADGKITAFNASAEQILGLTPEQILGKTSLELHWRTIHEDGSPFPGDTHPTMITLTTGQPQSQVVMGICKGDNTTTWISINSQPLFHPDHPLPDAVVSSFADITKLKQAELALKSQSEQRWLLTTIAQHIRQTLDLDQILQTTVNEVRQLLQTDRVIIYQFEPDWSGIIIAESVAAAWSSILGMQITDTFFVETQGHSYLKGFVKGTNDIYTANLDPCHVVLLEQMQVRAKLVVPILLEDRLWGLLVAQHCQSPRHWEALEIELQQHLATQIAIAIQQSELYQTVQALNTNLELQVKERTAQLQQSLEFEALLKRITDRVRDSLDEGQILQTAVEELAQGLAVAACDTGIYNLEQTTSTIAYEFTHILSPAQGQTFEIANSSHPETYPQLLSGQICYFCDVSLNPLRSDQQLLTTLAVPIVDDQGVLGDLWLFKSPSDEFNDQEVRLVKQVANQCAIALRQSRLYQAAQAQVQELKRLSQLKDDFLSTVSHELRSPISSIKMATKMLEISLNRLGILEDQSQSIHRYVKILRDEGQREANLINDLLDLARLDAGKEPLNLTPISLQVYIPQLAETFLERIRQQQQQLAIHIPAHLPDITTDVTYLERILTELLHNACKYTPARETITVSAQATTKALEIRVSNSGVEIPAPECDRIFDKFYRIPNNDPWKHGGTGLGLALVKKLIEQMGGNIHVESSSGQTTFILELGFFSTSIAG; this is translated from the coding sequence GTGATCATCTATTCCTGCCAGGCAGGGGGAGATTTTAGCTGTACCTTCATCAGTGAGAACGTCACCGTGCTGTTGGGTTACACCACCGCCGAATTTATGGCAGAGCCAGGATTTTGGGCGCAGCGTCTGCATCCCGACGATGCCCCGAGGATCTTTGCGGGATTAGCTCCCCTCTTTGAGCAAGGGCATCACATCCATGAATACCGCTTTCTGCACAGCGATGGCCACTATATTTGGGTTCAAGATGAATTGAAGCTGGTGCGAAACCCAGCGGGAGAACCCGATGAACTGGTGGGTTGTTTTACGATTATTGACGATCGCAAACAAGCCGAAATCGTGTTACGGGAAAGCGAACAAAAATACCGCCACCTGATTGAAAACATCCAAGCAGGCTTTGTGGTTCATGCACCCAACACAAGAATTTTGCAATGCAATGCCCATGCCTGTGACCTCTTAAGGTTGTCTATGGATCAGATGTTAGGGACGGCGGAGATCGACCCTACCTGGCAGTTTGTCCATGAAGATGGCACTGTCATGTCGCTGGAAGACTATCCAGTCAATCAGGTGCTTGCCACCCAGTCTATCCTCAGAAATTACGTCGTCGGCATTAGCCAAGCTGCCGAGGTGCAAACCTGGGTTTTGGTCACCGCCTTTCCAGAATTTGACACCCAGGGGCAACTCACCCAAGTCGTGGTCACTTTTATCGACATTAGCGATCGCCATAAAGCCCTCCACAAACTCAAAAAGGCGGAAGCGCAACTGCGAAACTTGTCCGATCGCCTGAATTTGGCAGTGCAGTCTGCGAAAATTGGCATCTGGGATTGGGATATCGTCAACGATCACCTCATTTGGGACGATCGCATGTATGAACTCTACGGCATCCAACCTTCCGACTTTTGCGGGGCATACGAGGCATGGGAAGCGGGACTCCATCCGGAAGATCTCTTGGTTAACCGCACGATGACCCAGCAAGTCTTAGCGAATCAGCGAGAGCTGGAAACGGAGTTCCGGGTGGTGTGGCCCGATGGCACGATTCACTATCTTGAAGCCCTTGCTTTGGTGCAACGCGCCCCCGATGGTCAACTCCTGCGGTTGATTGGGGTTAACCGTGATATCAGTGAGCGCAAAGCTGCCGAAGCGGCTCTTAGAGAAAGCGAGGCACGATATCGCTCTGTGATCTCAGCCATGGCAGAGGGCGTGGTTCTCCAGCAGGCCGATGGCAAAATTACTGCCTTTAATGCCAGTGCGGAACAGATTTTAGGACTCACCCCCGAGCAAATCCTGGGGAAAACATCCCTAGAGTTACACTGGCGCACAATTCATGAAGATGGCTCTCCCTTCCCAGGGGATACGCATCCAACCATGATCACCCTCACGACTGGACAGCCTCAATCCCAGGTGGTGATGGGCATTTGCAAAGGGGATAACACCACAACCTGGATTTCGATTAACTCCCAGCCGCTTTTTCATCCCGATCACCCTTTACCCGATGCGGTGGTGTCGTCCTTCGCAGATATTACCAAACTGAAACAGGCAGAATTAGCTCTGAAATCGCAGTCTGAGCAACGATGGCTGCTGACGACGATCGCCCAACATATTCGGCAAACCCTTGATTTAGATCAGATTCTCCAGACCACGGTTAACGAAGTGCGGCAGCTTCTGCAGACCGATCGGGTGATCATTTATCAATTTGAACCAGACTGGAGTGGCATCATCATTGCCGAATCGGTGGCAGCGGCATGGTCATCGATCCTGGGCATGCAGATCACCGACACCTTTTTTGTAGAAACCCAGGGACACAGCTATCTCAAAGGATTCGTTAAAGGAACGAACGACATCTACACGGCCAATCTCGATCCCTGCCATGTGGTGCTCTTAGAGCAAATGCAGGTGCGAGCCAAATTAGTGGTGCCGATCCTGCTAGAGGATCGCCTCTGGGGGTTGTTAGTGGCTCAGCATTGTCAATCTCCCCGACACTGGGAAGCCTTAGAAATTGAACTGCAACAACACCTGGCAACCCAAATTGCGATCGCGATTCAACAATCAGAACTGTATCAAACGGTGCAAGCCCTCAACACCAATCTGGAATTACAGGTAAAGGAACGCACCGCCCAGCTCCAGCAATCCTTAGAGTTTGAAGCGCTGCTTAAACGCATTACCGATCGGGTGCGGGATAGCCTCGATGAAGGGCAGATTTTACAAACGGCGGTGGAGGAACTGGCCCAGGGATTGGCGGTTGCAGCCTGCGATACTGGCATTTATAACTTGGAGCAAACCACCTCAACCATCGCCTACGAATTCACCCACATCCTTTCGCCCGCTCAAGGCCAGACCTTTGAGATCGCGAATTCCTCCCATCCCGAAACCTATCCCCAATTGCTCAGTGGGCAGATCTGCTATTTTTGTGATGTTTCTCTCAATCCCCTGCGGTCGGATCAACAGTTACTAACTACCCTGGCGGTTCCCATTGTTGATGATCAGGGAGTACTGGGGGATCTATGGCTGTTCAAGTCACCCAGTGATGAGTTTAATGACCAGGAAGTACGGCTGGTAAAACAGGTAGCGAATCAATGCGCGATCGCCCTGCGGCAGTCTCGCCTCTATCAAGCAGCTCAAGCACAAGTGCAGGAACTAAAGCGGTTGAGTCAACTGAAGGATGATTTTCTCAGTACCGTCTCCCACGAACTGCGATCGCCCATATCCAGCATTAAAATGGCAACCAAAATGTTGGAAATTAGCTTGAACCGCCTGGGGATCTTGGAGGATCAATCCCAGTCCATCCATAGGTATGTCAAAATCCTGCGCGACGAAGGCCAACGCGAGGCTAACTTAATTAATGATCTCCTGGATCTGGCGCGCCTGGATGCTGGCAAAGAACCTCTGAATCTCACCCCCATTAGCCTCCAGGTTTATATTCCGCAGCTAGCAGAGACATTCCTCGAACGCATTCGCCAACAGCAACAGCAGCTAGCGATCCACATTCCCGCCCACCTGCCAGACATCACCACCGATGTCACCTATCTGGAACGAATTTTGACCGAACTCCTGCACAATGCTTGTAAGTATACCCCTGCCCGAGAAACCATCACGGTGTCTGCCCAGGCCACTACCAAAGCCCTAGAGATTCGCGTCAGTAACTCTGGAGTCGAAATTCCCGCCCCCGAATGCGATCGCATTTTTGACAAGTTCTACCGCATTCCCAACAACGACCCCTGGAAGCATGGCGGCACGGGCCTGGGGTTAGCGCTGGTGAAAAAGCTGATCGAACAAATGGGGGGGAATATTCATGTTGAAAGTAGTAGTGGTCAAACAACCTTTATTCTAGAACTTGGATTTTTCTCCACATCGATTGCTGGGTGA
- a CDS encoding GAF domain-containing protein — protein sequence MVSLDSPSSVLSPELILGKIAEITLQIQQDRNLESILQGAIAEVRTLLNADRVLIYRFLPDQDAVVAFESVGTEWTPILGQVVYDPCYAANWVERYQQGQTTSISNVPRGNLAPCDAQLLERFQVQANLVAPIFHQRSLWGLLIVHHCRSPHEWQPLEVQLLQHLALQLGVAVQQAELHLRQQHLESQLEQHQVGTVADTREAECDEILHQQKTELIQNIAEGVSAKTGEAFFRSLVEYLIRLLGVDHAFVSELVSPDNDRLKTLAWISHGQIQDQLEYLLAGTPCKHVVEEGFYLYPNNLQPQFPEDFCLQVLGAESYMGIPLLSSAGVVIGILCVINNRPITNQQFIQEVLTIFAVRAASELERQQSDAMLRRYEGIVAATPDCVSLLDLNYVYQVINQTYLSWNQKSADQILGHSVSDLLGQEFFETLAKPSLDRCLGGGDPAYRRGMAELSRWSAAIYQSHLCPLSGTRRHHFWRRHQRP from the coding sequence ATGGTGTCTCTTGACTCGCCATCATCGGTACTTTCCCCAGAGTTAATTTTGGGGAAAATTGCAGAGATCACCCTCCAAATCCAACAAGATAGAAACTTAGAAAGCATTTTACAGGGGGCGATCGCCGAGGTTAGGACGCTCCTGAACGCCGATCGGGTGCTGATCTATCGCTTCCTTCCGGATCAGGATGCTGTTGTTGCATTTGAGTCTGTGGGTACGGAGTGGACACCCATCCTCGGACAGGTGGTCTACGACCCCTGCTATGCAGCCAACTGGGTGGAACGCTACCAACAGGGACAGACCACCAGCATCTCAAACGTTCCCAGGGGCAATCTTGCCCCTTGTGATGCCCAACTTCTAGAACGATTCCAGGTACAAGCCAATCTGGTAGCGCCGATTTTCCACCAGCGGAGTTTATGGGGCTTGTTGATTGTCCATCACTGTCGCAGCCCCCACGAGTGGCAACCCCTGGAAGTCCAGCTCTTGCAGCACCTAGCCCTGCAACTCGGGGTTGCTGTCCAACAAGCAGAGCTGCACCTGCGGCAGCAACACTTAGAAAGTCAGCTGGAGCAGCACCAGGTGGGCACAGTCGCTGATACCAGGGAAGCCGAGTGTGACGAAATCCTGCACCAGCAAAAAACAGAACTGATCCAAAACATTGCTGAGGGCGTTTCTGCCAAAACGGGGGAGGCCTTCTTCCGTTCTTTGGTGGAATATCTGATTCGCTTACTGGGGGTCGATCATGCTTTTGTCAGTGAATTAGTTTCTCCCGACAACGATCGCCTGAAAACCCTGGCCTGGATCAGTCATGGGCAGATTCAGGATCAACTTGAATATCTGCTAGCAGGAACTCCCTGCAAACACGTTGTTGAAGAGGGTTTTTATCTGTATCCCAACAACCTGCAGCCGCAATTCCCGGAGGATTTTTGCCTACAAGTCCTCGGTGCCGAGAGCTATATGGGCATCCCCCTCCTGAGTTCGGCTGGAGTAGTGATCGGTATTCTTTGTGTGATCAACAACCGCCCCATCACCAATCAGCAGTTTATCCAGGAAGTCTTGACTATATTTGCCGTACGCGCCGCCTCTGAGCTAGAACGGCAGCAATCCGATGCCATGCTGCGGCGCTACGAGGGGATTGTTGCCGCCACCCCCGATTGTGTCTCCCTTCTCGATCTCAACTATGTCTACCAGGTCATTAATCAGACCTACCTATCCTGGAATCAGAAATCCGCCGATCAAATCCTTGGTCATTCTGTTAGCGATTTACTCGGGCAAGAGTTTTTTGAGACCCTGGCAAAGCCCTCCCTCGATCGCTGCCTTGGGGGGGGAGACCCAGCATATCGTCGAGGCATGGCTGAACTATCCCGATGGTCAGCGGCGATTTACCAGAGCCACCTATGCCCCCTATCTGGAACCAGACGGCACCATTTCTGGCGTCGTCATCAACGTCCATGA